The Vibrio nitrifigilis genome window below encodes:
- a CDS encoding patatin-like phospholipase family protein, whose amino-acid sequence MCLLPAFSVWSADLAATDHVQHSSRPKIALVLAGGGAKGAAHIGVLKALEELHVPVDIVTGTSMGAYVAGLYAIGMDADQIETMVNSIDWNEGYRDRVDRSERRVRDKEHEDRYQLYTDLGIRWGEIRAPKGVVQGQNMLKILRQSTHNLLPFKSFDNLVIPYRAVATDITKLQPVVLDHGYLVDAMMASMSVPGALPPYELDGHWLVDGGVTNNMPVDVARKMGADKVIAVDISTDYKDSEDFTNFFSIADQLSNYLVRSSTQKQADTLTDVDVLLHPDVGMMETTEFNKMPQAFKKGYQAVMANKEKFKSFELSPKAYQAYVAEKMKRRKLLKRGSDMKVDKVVINNMSHYSNELLENRLDLKSGKVIPQDQVEQSVESLYALDRFEQVSYEYDDSNDENDLIVNVKEKSWGPNYANFRFFLEDDFNSDSQYSIGMSTNFTDINKQGAELTLNFNMGTDKLIEAEFYSPLFSGQKTFFTSSVRYSIDKRSVPLTGFDDTSLQATENYYALEYTEWRGEVAFGYQRNLWQEAQIGGRLIQGNAEYSTLPSYGHANFKRAGIFLNYRIDTLDNYALPTDGIYFNLEYLFSHDEIYDGDQRLISDSIDTVNELSTKLILAHSFDRHTLVGHIDYGQVKSKNTSTPIDPKTIGGFLNLSGIPRNSLIGQNKAFASLVYRYRWFDNDFGLFTSPVYLGASLEYGGVWSDPDEDVSSAPLYAAGSLFTGVDSPIGPIMFGYGRTEQDYSSVYLIIGSSFE is encoded by the coding sequence ATGTGTTTATTACCCGCTTTTTCAGTTTGGTCAGCCGATCTAGCAGCTACTGACCATGTTCAGCATAGTTCGCGCCCTAAAATTGCTTTGGTATTAGCGGGGGGAGGAGCAAAAGGTGCAGCGCATATTGGGGTACTGAAAGCCTTAGAAGAATTACATGTACCGGTTGATATTGTCACCGGCACAAGCATGGGCGCTTATGTCGCAGGCCTCTATGCGATAGGTATGGATGCTGATCAAATTGAAACTATGGTTAATTCGATTGATTGGAACGAAGGTTATCGCGATCGTGTTGACCGAAGTGAACGTCGGGTTAGGGACAAAGAACATGAAGACCGTTATCAACTGTATACAGATTTAGGTATTCGCTGGGGAGAGATCCGTGCTCCGAAAGGCGTAGTGCAGGGACAAAACATGCTGAAAATTTTGCGCCAAAGCACCCATAATTTATTGCCGTTTAAATCCTTTGATAATTTAGTGATTCCGTATCGTGCGGTTGCTACTGACATAACCAAATTGCAGCCAGTGGTGCTTGATCATGGTTATTTGGTTGATGCGATGATGGCAAGTATGTCTGTACCTGGTGCATTGCCGCCCTATGAACTCGATGGTCATTGGTTAGTTGACGGTGGGGTCACTAACAATATGCCGGTCGATGTTGCTCGTAAAATGGGCGCAGATAAGGTCATTGCTGTTGATATCAGTACTGACTATAAAGATTCTGAAGATTTTACCAATTTTTTCTCCATCGCTGACCAGCTATCTAATTATTTGGTTCGCAGCTCGACTCAAAAACAAGCCGACACACTGACCGATGTAGATGTGTTGTTGCATCCAGATGTCGGCATGATGGAAACAACAGAATTCAATAAAATGCCGCAAGCCTTTAAAAAAGGGTATCAGGCGGTCATGGCTAACAAAGAAAAATTTAAGTCTTTTGAGTTATCCCCTAAAGCTTATCAGGCTTATGTGGCGGAGAAAATGAAACGACGAAAGCTCCTGAAACGCGGCAGTGACATGAAGGTAGATAAAGTCGTTATCAATAATATGTCTCACTATAGTAATGAACTTCTAGAAAACCGGTTAGACCTAAAATCAGGTAAAGTTATTCCGCAAGATCAAGTTGAGCAGAGCGTTGAAAGCTTATATGCACTCGATCGTTTTGAACAAGTCAGTTACGAATATGATGACAGTAATGATGAAAATGATTTGATTGTTAATGTTAAAGAGAAATCTTGGGGGCCTAATTACGCCAACTTTCGTTTCTTTTTAGAAGATGACTTTAATAGTGATAGTCAATATTCAATCGGTATGTCGACTAACTTCACCGATATTAATAAACAAGGCGCAGAGTTGACGCTGAATTTTAATATGGGAACCGACAAACTCATTGAGGCAGAATTTTACTCGCCGCTTTTTTCTGGACAGAAGACTTTCTTTACCTCATCTGTACGCTATAGCATTGATAAACGAAGTGTACCTTTAACGGGGTTTGACGATACCTCCTTGCAAGCGACCGAAAACTACTATGCCTTAGAATACACGGAGTGGCGTGGTGAGGTTGCTTTCGGTTATCAACGCAATTTATGGCAGGAAGCTCAGATTGGTGGGCGATTGATTCAAGGAAACGCGGAGTATTCCACTTTACCTTCTTATGGGCATGCTAATTTTAAACGTGCGGGCATATTTTTAAACTACCGGATTGATACTTTAGATAATTATGCACTTCCAACCGACGGTATTTACTTTAATTTAGAATACTTATTCTCACATGATGAGATTTACGATGGGGATCAGCGTCTAATTTCAGATAGTATTGATACGGTCAACGAATTGTCGACTAAACTGATCTTAGCTCATAGCTTTGATCGGCATACGTTAGTTGGCCATATCGATTACGGGCAAGTGAAGAGTAAAAACACTTCAACCCCGATTGACCCTAAAACCATAGGTGGTTTTTTGAACCTGTCTGGTATTCCGCGTAATAGCCTGATTGGGCAGAATAAAGCGTTTGCTAGTTTAGTCTATCGTTATCGTTGGTTTGATAATGACTTTGGCCTGTTCACGTCGCCCGTCTATCTGGGCGCTTCGTTAGAATATGGTGGAGTTTGGTCAGACCCAGATGAAGATGTGAGTTCAGCGCCTCTGTATGCAGCCGGCTCGCTGTTTACTGGTGTTGACTCGCCCATTGGACCGATAATGTTCGGATATGGACGTACAGAGCAAGATTATAGCTCAGTCTACTTAATCATTGGTTCAAGCTTTGAGTAG